In the genome of Caulobacter flavus, the window GCTGGAGGCCGCCGCCAAGCGCCAAATCGCCATCAACGCCCACGAGCCGATCAAGGACACCGGCCTGCGCCGCACCTGGCCCAACTGGATCAGCCGCGAGGGCGCGCGGGGCATGGAGTTCAGCGCCTGGGGCCAGCCGGGCAACCCGCCCGAGCACGAGGCCAACCTGGTCTTCACCCGCCTGCTGGCCGGGCCGATGGACTACACGCCCGGCATCTTCGGCATGAAGACCAAGGCGCCCGACGGCGTGGCCACAACCTGGGCCAAGCAGCTGGCGCTGTACGTGGTGATCTACAGCCCGATCCAGATGGCCGCCGACCTGCTCGAGAACTACGAGGCCAATCCAGGGCCGTTCAAGTTCATCGAGGACGTGCCGGTCGACTGGGCCGACACCCGCGTGATCAACGGCGAGATCGGCGACTTCGTCACCATCGCCCGCAAGGATCGCAAGAGCGACGACTGGTACCTGGGCGCGATCAGCGACGAGCAGGGGCGGGTGCTTTCCGCGCCGCTGTCGTTCCTGGATCCAGGCCGCAAGTATCGGGCCGAGATCTATCGCGACGGTGAGAAGGCCGACTGGAAGACCGCCCCGCAGGACATCGTCATCGAGTCCCGCGAGGTGACGGCGGCCGACGTGCTGGAGCTGAAGCTGGCTCCCGGCGGCGGCCAGGCGATCCGGTTCGTGGCGCTGAAAAAGTAACGGCTCTCCCTCCGTAATGTCCCCGCGAAAGCGGGGACCCAGGCGTTTTATCGTCGAGCGCCTTGGGTTGCGGAAAAAGCCTGGGCCCCCGCTTTCGCGGGGGTTTTACGCAGTGGGGTGGATCAGTCGAAGATAAGCGACCGGTGCGCGCCCACGCCCGCCAGCACCCCGTCGGCCGAGGCCAGGGTGGCGTTGTGGTTGGCCCGCGCCGCGTCGCCGGCGGCGAACACGCCCGCCACGCTGGTCGCCTTCCAGTCGTCGACCGCGATCAGCGGGCCCAGCGGGCCGTCCTCGAAGGCGCAGCCCAGGCGCTGCGCCAGGGGGCTGGCCATGCGCACGGTCGGCGAGGCGAAGATCGCCTCGATGGCGACGACCCGGCCGTCGGCCAGGCGGGCGCCCGAAAGGTCGGGCTCGTCGCCCAGCAGTTCCACCACCGGGACCTCCTCGATCGCCACGCCGCGCGCGGCCAGGCGGTCCCGCGTCTCGGCGTCGATCGGCAGGCCCTGGCTGAACAGGATGGTCGGCCCCCAGTCGGGGATCATCTGGGCCTTGTGCAGGTCCATCGCGCCGCTGGCCAGCACGCCCAGCCGCCGGTCGCGGGCCTCGTAGCCGTGGCAGTAGGGGCAGTGCAGCACGGTCGCGCCCCATCGGGGCTTGAGGCCCGGAATGTCGGGCAACTGGTCGGCGACGCCGGTGGCCAGCACCAGCCGCCGGCCGCGCACGGTGCGGCCGTCGTTCAGGGCGACCGAGAAGCCGCCATCCTCGGTCCAGGCGTCGCGGGCCTCGCCCTCGACGAACGCGACGGTCGGATAGGCGCCGAGCTGGCGGCGGGCCTCGCGCAGGATGTCGAACGGCGCCCTGCCGTCCTGGCCCAGGAACCCGTGCGAGGCGTCGGCGAAGCGGTTGCGCGGCAGGCCCGCGTCCACCACCAGCACGTCGCGGCGGGCGCGGGCCAGCTGCATGGCGGCGGACAGGCCGGCGAAGCTTCCGCCGACGACGATGGCGTCATGAGTCATGATGGGGGTCCTTGCCGCCCGCCGCCTGCAGCACGATGCGGCGCGGGCCGATCTGGGCGGCCAGGTCCGCCAGGGTGATCTTCGACAGCCGCTCGTCCAGCAGGCGGCGGGCTTCGGCTACGGCGTCGTCGAGGGCGGCGTTGACCGCCTGTTCGACCAGGCAG includes:
- a CDS encoding NAD(P)/FAD-dependent oxidoreductase: MTHDAIVVGGSFAGLSAAMQLARARRDVLVVDAGLPRNRFADASHGFLGQDGRAPFDILREARRQLGAYPTVAFVEGEARDAWTEDGGFSVALNDGRTVRGRRLVLATGVADQLPDIPGLKPRWGATVLHCPYCHGYEARDRRLGVLASGAMDLHKAQMIPDWGPTILFSQGLPIDAETRDRLAARGVAIEEVPVVELLGDEPDLSGARLADGRVVAIEAIFASPTVRMASPLAQRLGCAFEDGPLGPLIAVDDWKATSVAGVFAAGDAARANHNATLASADGVLAGVGAHRSLIFD